TATCATGAGGTGGGCCGTTTCGCCGCCGCATATCTTTTGCGGCACTACCCCGACCTCTTGTGTGGTCGGTACAATCTTTCATTTTTACCCGCTGATGGGGAAGAGGTACTGACCGAGCTGGGGCGGAGGCGAGGTTGTCTTGAAAAGGGCGGCGAAGTGGACTACTATCGCGCCGCGGAAATTTTTCTGAGAGAACTGCAGAGCGGCAAAATCGGACGCATCAGCTTTGAAGCTCCCGATGAAATCCGGCTTGCTGGAGAAAAGGATTCATGAAATGACAGGTATCAGGGCTCTATATTGCGTTTGTTGGTTGATGGCGGGCGCTCTGCTGCTTCTGGGAAGTGGGGGATGTGACAGGAAGTCTGCCGAACCCGAGTTGAATACCCTCGGTGACCGGGTCGGGTACGGCATCGGTCTGCGTCTCGGGCAGGATTTTCGCGGTCGACAGCTGGATATCGATCCCGCTATCGTCCTGCGCGGGTTGCAGGATGGGCTGACGGACAGTAAGCCCCTTTTGTCCGATCAGGAGATTCAGGAGGCCCTCAATCAACTGCAGCAGGAGTTGAGCGAACGGCAGCGGCAAACCCGCGTGGATGAGGCTGAGCGAAACCTGCAGGAAGGGCGGGAGTTTCTAGTCCGAAAGGGGAAGGAGGCCGGTGTGGAAAAACTGCCGAGCGGGTTGCATTACCAGGTTCTGCGCCAGGGCGAGGGGGAAGGGCCCGGTCCTTCGGATCGGGTGAAGGTTCACTACCGCGGCCTTTTCACCGACGGCAGGGAATTCGACAGTTCCTATGCCCGCAACCAGCCCGTCACCTTTCCGGTGTCAGGAGTCATTCCCGGATGGCAGGAGGCCCTGTTGAATATGAAACAGGGCGGGCACTGGCGGATCTTTCTGCCCCCGGAACTGGCCTACGGCGAGCAGGGAGCCGGCTCGACCATCGGACCCAATGAGGTTTTGGTCTACGAAATCGAATTGCTCGAGATTGAAAGGTAGTGAGGCCCCCTCACACCTCACCCTCACGAATTTACAGCATTTTCACTTCTTCAACTCAATCCCGAAAGCCTTGATTTTGCGGTGAAGGTTGGAGCGCTCGATGTCGATGGCTTCCGCCGTTCGCGAAATGTTGCCGTTGAATTCCTCCAGCTTCTGCAGGATGAATTCCTTTTCGAATTCCTCCTTGGCTTCCTTGAAGGTCGCGGCTTCCAGTGCCGAACCCGGCCGGGAAACAGTTCTGACGGTTTCGGTTTCGAATTTAAAGGTTTCCGGCAGATTGGATGCCCTGATAACGTCCCCCGGGGTCATGATGACCAGCCGCTCCATAAGGTTTTTCAGCTCGCGGATATTGCCCGGCCAGCTGTATTCCATCAACATTTCCAGAGCCTCGGATTCGATTGTTTTGGCCGGGCGTCCCTCCTTGTGACAGAAATAGTTGAGAAAATGTCGTGCCAGAAGCGGAATGTCCAGTTTTCGCTCCCTTAACGGGGGGACGTGAAACGGCAGGACATTCAGGCGGTAGTAGAGATCCTGCCGGAAGTTGCCCTCCCTGATTTCCTGTTCCAGGTCCTTGTTGGTGGCGGCGATGACGCGCACATCGACCTCAATAGATCGGCTGCCGCCGACCCGTTCGAATTTCCTTTCCTGGAGAATGCGCAGGATTTTGGCCTGGGTCTTCAGGCTCATGTCGCCGATTTCGTCGAGAAACAGAGTTCCTTCGTGAGCCTGGTCGAACTTGCCCTTGCGCATGGTGGTCGCGCCGGTAAAGGCCCCCCTTTCATGGCCGAACAATTCCGACTCGATCAGCTCTTCGGGGATGGCCGCACAGTTGACTTCGACAAAGGGCTTGTCCCGGCGTTTCGACAGGTTGTGGGTTGCCCGCGCCACCAGTTCCTTGCCGGTGCCGTTTTCGCCGGTGATCAGCACCCATCCGGAAGTGGGGGCGGCGATGGAGATCTGTTCCTTGAGTTCGCGAATGGCCTGGCTGTTCCCGACCATTTCGTATTCCTTGGCGATCTTCGCCTTCAGCGACCGGTTTTCCTCGACCAGCTGCCCGACCTTCATGGCGTTTTCGATGGACAAAAGCACCTTTTCCAACGAAAGAGGTTTTTCGATAAAATCGTAGGCGCCCAGCTTGGTGGCTTTGACCGCGGTCTCAATGGTTCCATGGCCGCTCATCATGATCACCAGCTGTTCCGGCTGATCCTGGCGGATCCGCTGCAGGGTCTCCAGACCGTCGATGCCCGGCAGCCAGATATCCAGCAGAACCAAATCGGGACTTTCCTCCTTGAGCAGGGCCAATCCCTCTTCGCCGCTTTCGGCAAACAGGGTACGAAAGCCTTCGTCCTGCAGAATGCCCTTGAGGCTTTCGCGAATACTCTGCTCGTCGTCGATGACCAGGATGTTTTTCATATTCCTCCCAGGATTGTAATGCGATTGCCGCAGAATCAGGCCTGAATCGAATCCCTGGCAACAGGCAGTTCGACAATGAACCGGCTCCCTTTCGGTTCATTGTCCTTGACCCGGATGTAACCGTTGTGATCGGTGATGATGGTGGAAACGATCGCCAGCCCAAGTCCGGTGCCAGATTTCTTGGTGGAAAAATAGGGCTCGAAAAGACGCGGCTTGTCCTCCGGCGGGATGCCGCAGCCGTCATCCGCCACAGTAAAGGAAACAATCTGCAGCGTGGGATTGAAATGGGATTCGATGGTAACGTTGCCCTTTTCTCCCACGGCGCTGACGGCATTGTCCAGCATGTTGATCACCGCCCGCTTGATCTGGTCATGATCCAGTTGCAGGATCGGGACACCCGGATCCGGCCGGAAGATGAATTGGATTTCCTTGTGTCCTTCCTGGTAAAGAACCAGGGCCTCGGCGATGATGTCGTTGAGGCGGTTCGGTGTCGGGTTAACCGCAGGCATTTTGGCGAAATTGGAAAACTCGTTGACCAGGTTCTTCAGTTCATCGACCTGTTTGATGATCATATTGGTGCACTCGTCGAACACCGAGTCGTCTTCCTCAAACCGGTCCAGATATCGGCGGCGCAGACGCTGGGCCGACAGCTGAATCGGGGTGAGGGGGTTCTTGATCTCGTGGGCAATGCGGCGTGCCACCTCCCGCCAGGCGGCCATCCGCTGTGCCCGGATCAGATGGGTCAGGTCGTCGAAGACAACAACAGTCCCCATGAACTCGCCCCCTTCATCCTTCAGGGTGGTCAGGTTGACCAGCAGGGTCAGTTTCTGATCGTCGAGGGAGAGGGTCACCTGCTTGCGGATCGAGTCTTTGCCGGAGCTGTTCTGCAGCTTGATCAGATCCTTGACGATAGGCAGGTGCTCCGGTTTGAGGACTTCGCGGAAGTTCTTCCCCAGGACCTTGGTGGTCTGAATCCGCAGCAGCTTTTCGGCCGATTTGTTGATCGTGGTGAGGCGTCCCTGGCGGTCGACGGAGATGACTCCGGCGGTGACGTTTTTCAGCACGATCTCCATATAGCGGCGCCGCTGATCAAGTTCCAGGTTGGAGGCATGGAGGTCGCGATTGGCCCGGCGGATGTTCTGTTGACCCTTGCGCAGATCGGAGGTCATCTTGTTGAAGGCTTCCACCAGCAAGGCGATTTCATCATCGGTTTTGACGTCTATGTGAACATCGAGATCGCCTCCGGCCACCCGATTGGTCGCCAGGGCCAGCTCCTGAATGGGAACGGTGATGCCGCGAGCCAGGTGAAACCCGAACCAGGTGGCCAGGAAGATGATGACCAGCGCCGTCAGCAGCAGGACCAGCAGGTAGCCCTTCTGGATCTTGTTTTTCAGCAGCTTGGTTTCCTTGTACTGTTCGAAGGAGTTGGAAATCTCTTTCATCTTGTTCACCAGGGAATAGGGCACGTGATAGTTGACAACCACCACTCCCACCACATCGTCGGGGTTCCAGTTGGAAAAGACCGGTACGACGCCGCGGATCAGGTCGGCCTTGCCGACGGGAGTGACCTGGGTGAAGCGGTTGCCGCGCAGCGCTTCGCGAATGGTATCGGAACCGGGATCGGTGAATTCCGCGGCGGGCACCTGGGGATTCGAGGCCCGGACCAGTTCTTCGAGGGTGGCTGAGAACACCTCGACCACACCCAGGTTATATTCCTGCTGCTTTTGATGGATCAAATCCTGCAATGACGGCAGGTTCCGTTCGTTGAGCAGTTTCTGCTCCTTGATGATGCGGGCCAGCTGGTCGCCGTAGTACAGGGCATTGGTGGCCGAGTTCTGGTAGTAGGTCTGGGCGACCGCCAGCGATTCCTCCAGGGAGGTTTCAATCTCTTCGTTGAACCAGTTTTCGATGGAATTCGAAATGATACCGGCCGAAACGAAGAACAGCAGCATGGTGGGAACCAGGGAAAGGGCGACGAAGGCGATGACCAGCTTGCTGCGCAGGCGCGCTCCGGGAACATCGCGGCGTTTTTCCACCAGCAGCTTGAAGATATTGCGGAAGACCAGAAACAGAATCAGCAGGATCAACAGGATGTTGAGATTGATCAGCGCCAGGACCAGAATGTTTTTCGACAGCGGCAGATCGGAAGTGACCTCGAACAGGCCGGACTCCAATCGGGTCAGGACGATGACCAGGACGGTGACCAGGATGACGATCATCCATTCCCGACGTCGCTTGCGCAATTCATGTCGTTTTTTTTCAGAAGCTTCCGATGGTGTCGTGGTCATGGCAAACCTGTGAAATTGAAAATGTGCAATTCTAGGCCAAAAAAGGGGACAAATGCAAGCCGGTGAGGGTGTTGGCCAGGGGCCGGGCGAAATAAAAAAAGCAGCCCGAAGGCTGCTTTTAATTTCAAAAGGAAAAATCGCTGTTTCAGAAAGCCAGATCCGCCGCAAAAGCCCGCCGCCGTTGAGCTGCGATGGCGTGAGGCTGATGGCTGGGCCTGCCGAATTCCACCAGTTCCCAGGAGTCGGGGGAAGCCAGAATCTGCTCCACGGTCCGATGGTTGATGTCGTGGCCGGCCTTGAAGGCTTTGATGTGTCCCAGAATCGGATAGCCGATCAGGCTGAAGTCGCCGATGGCATCGAGAATCTTGTGACGTACGAACTCGTCGGTGAATCGCAGTCCTTCGGGGTTGAGGATCTGATCCTTGCCGATGACTACCGCATTTTCCAAG
This portion of the Syntrophotaleaceae bacterium genome encodes:
- a CDS encoding FKBP-type peptidyl-prolyl cis-trans isomerase, whose product is MTGIRALYCVCWLMAGALLLLGSGGCDRKSAEPELNTLGDRVGYGIGLRLGQDFRGRQLDIDPAIVLRGLQDGLTDSKPLLSDQEIQEALNQLQQELSERQRQTRVDEAERNLQEGREFLVRKGKEAGVEKLPSGLHYQVLRQGEGEGPGPSDRVKVHYRGLFTDGREFDSSYARNQPVTFPVSGVIPGWQEALLNMKQGGHWRIFLPPELAYGEQGAGSTIGPNEVLVYEIELLEIER
- a CDS encoding sigma-54 dependent transcriptional regulator, giving the protein MKNILVIDDEQSIRESLKGILQDEGFRTLFAESGEEGLALLKEESPDLVLLDIWLPGIDGLETLQRIRQDQPEQLVIMMSGHGTIETAVKATKLGAYDFIEKPLSLEKVLLSIENAMKVGQLVEENRSLKAKIAKEYEMVGNSQAIRELKEQISIAAPTSGWVLITGENGTGKELVARATHNLSKRRDKPFVEVNCAAIPEELIESELFGHERGAFTGATTMRKGKFDQAHEGTLFLDEIGDMSLKTQAKILRILQERKFERVGGSRSIEVDVRVIAATNKDLEQEIREGNFRQDLYYRLNVLPFHVPPLRERKLDIPLLARHFLNYFCHKEGRPAKTIESEALEMLMEYSWPGNIRELKNLMERLVIMTPGDVIRASNLPETFKFETETVRTVSRPGSALEAATFKEAKEEFEKEFILQKLEEFNGNISRTAEAIDIERSNLHRKIKAFGIELKK
- a CDS encoding ATP-binding protein: MTTTPSEASEKKRHELRKRRREWMIVILVTVLVIVLTRLESGLFEVTSDLPLSKNILVLALINLNILLILLILFLVFRNIFKLLVEKRRDVPGARLRSKLVIAFVALSLVPTMLLFFVSAGIISNSIENWFNEEIETSLEESLAVAQTYYQNSATNALYYGDQLARIIKEQKLLNERNLPSLQDLIHQKQQEYNLGVVEVFSATLEELVRASNPQVPAAEFTDPGSDTIREALRGNRFTQVTPVGKADLIRGVVPVFSNWNPDDVVGVVVVNYHVPYSLVNKMKEISNSFEQYKETKLLKNKIQKGYLLVLLLTALVIIFLATWFGFHLARGITVPIQELALATNRVAGGDLDVHIDVKTDDEIALLVEAFNKMTSDLRKGQQNIRRANRDLHASNLELDQRRRYMEIVLKNVTAGVISVDRQGRLTTINKSAEKLLRIQTTKVLGKNFREVLKPEHLPIVKDLIKLQNSSGKDSIRKQVTLSLDDQKLTLLVNLTTLKDEGGEFMGTVVVFDDLTHLIRAQRMAAWREVARRIAHEIKNPLTPIQLSAQRLRRRYLDRFEEDDSVFDECTNMIIKQVDELKNLVNEFSNFAKMPAVNPTPNRLNDIIAEALVLYQEGHKEIQFIFRPDPGVPILQLDHDQIKRAVINMLDNAVSAVGEKGNVTIESHFNPTLQIVSFTVADDGCGIPPEDKPRLFEPYFSTKKSGTGLGLAIVSTIITDHNGYIRVKDNEPKGSRFIVELPVARDSIQA